The following is a genomic window from Pseudoalteromonas rubra.
AGAATGGTCGGCAAACCTATGGCCATAGCCTGGTGGTTTCCCCCTGGGGTGTGTGCCTTGGCGAAGCGCCAACTCAGGTAGGTGTGATTCATGCCCAGCTTGATCTGACTGATCTGCATGCCATCCGACAGAAAATGCCTGTAGCGGCACATAACCGATTTAAGAGCGATTTTTATGAGTAATTTTGGTAGCGAGCACGTCGAACAACATTTACTGACGGACAGTGATTTAACCCGGGAACAATTGCAACAAACATTGGCATACATTCATCAGCACAAGGTGGATTATGCCGATCTGTATTTCCAATCCAGTTATCATGAAACCTGGGTGCTGGAAGATGGCTCCGTTAAAGAGGGCAGTTATAATATCGAACGGGGAGTGGGTGTTCGCGCTGTAAGTGGCGAGAAAACGGGGTTTAGTTACTCAGATGCCATTAACATGGAAGCACTGAACCAGGCAGCTATGGCTGCCAGAAGTATTGCTCAGCAAGGTGAGAATAAGCAGGTTCAGGTGTTCAGTGATGTTAAAGCTGCGACCCAATTTGAGGCAAGCCAGCCACTGCTGAGCATGAGCGACACCGATAAAGTCTCGCTATTGCGAGAAGTTGAAGCGGCGATCCGTGAATTAGCCCCTGAAGCGGAGCAGGTCGTCAGCTCCATGTCTGCGGTATACGAAGAAGTGCTAATCGCAGCCAGTGATGGCACTTTTGCAACGGATATTCGTCCTTTGGTGCGCTTAAATTGCTCGGTATTGCTGGCAAAAAATGGTCGCCGTGAGCGTGGCAGTGCCGGTGGGGGAGCCCGTCTTGATTACAATTACTTCAGAGAGCTAGTCGACGGCAAGCCGCGTTGGCAGCATTATGTCACCAAAGCGGTTCACCAGGCCCGCGTAAATCTGGAAGCGGTTGATGCACCGGCTGGGGCGATGCCTGTTGTACTGGGGGCTGGCTGGCCAGGCGTATTACTCCACGAAGCGGTGGGACATGGTCTTGAAGGGGACTTTAACCGCAAAGGCGCATCTGCATTTAGCGGGCGAGTCGGCGAACAAGTGGCTTCCAGCCTGTGTACTGTGGTGGATGACGGCACCATGGATAACCGTCGTGGTTCACTGAATATTGACGATGAAGGCACCCCGGCAGGCTACAACGTGCTAATCGAAAAAGGGGTGCTAAAAGGCTATATGCAGGACAAGCTCAATGCCCGATTGATGGGCGTTGCACCCACTGGCAATGCCAGACGTGAATCTTATGCACATCTGCCGATGCCAAGAATGACCAATACATATATGCTGCCGGGTGAGCATAGTCAGAGTGAGATCATTGCCTCGGTAAAGAAAGGGATCTTTGCGCCTAACTTTGGCGGCGGTCAGGTTGATATTACGTCGGGTAAATTTGTATTTTCAGCTTCAGAAGCTTACCTGATAGAAGATGGTAAAGTAACGCAGCCTATCAAAGGTGCCACCTTGATCGGTAATGGCCCAGACGTTATGCAGAAAGTGTCTATGGTTGGTAATGACCTGGAGCTGGATACCGGTGTCGGGGTATGTGGTAAAAATGGCCAGAGTGTGCCTGTTGGTGTTGGTCAGCCCAGTCTTAAAATCGATGAACTCACCGTAGGCGGTACCGCCTAATACATCATCCCGCAGTATCACAGCCAAATTGCGTGATACTGTGGGGCGCTTCACGCTGCTTATGGCAGGATCAGCTCTTTGAGTAATTGAAATAGCTCTTTAGAACCTTTTCCGGGCTTTTCTGCCTGATGCTCTTTTTTCGCCTGACGAACCAGTTGTCTGAGCTTCTGGCGTTCCAGCGTCGGGTGTGCTTCAAGCAGGGTATTGATCTTTTCATCCCCCTTGGCTATCAGTTCATCTCTGAGCTGTTCTACCTGATTAAGCAGGACATCTGCCTGGTTGTTTCTGTTAAGTAACAGATCCAGACCTTGCTGTAAGTCTTCTACATTGCTTGTGGTACGCAGTTGTTTGGCAATAAAGTTCAGATGACGGCGGTAGGCGTCGTGCTTGCCGCGTAGCTTGTCTGCCAGCTCCATCGCTGCGACCAGCTCTGGAGAGAGTGGCAGTTTCTCTCTTTGTTTTTTACCTAATTGCGCGATATCAACGCCAAGTTGATGGTATTGCTGTGCATCACGCTTTAATTCGCTCTTTGAGACGTAAATGATCTCTTCTTCTGGCTCTTGGGTAGGTTTTTTGGCCATTTTACCGCACTTACTTCAGTTATTGATGATCAGATTATATCAGAAGTCAGAAAAAGCAGTAATGCATACATGAATGCGCAACTTGCCCTGGGTGTCATACAGAATCTTTGCGTGAGTCACAGCGCATCGGCGCAGGCTGTGTTAGGATTATAGCAGTACTATGATTTGTGGAATAAAAACATGAGCCAGCAACACGATCCCATTTGGACGCAAATTGATGAAGTAAAACAAGCCGTGTCAGATGTTTTGGACTATGCAAAGCAACTGGGGGCGACGTCTGCTGAGGCATCGATGAGTCGTACCTCAGGTTTGTCAGTCAGCACCCGTATGGGAGAAGTTGAAACGATTGAATTTAATCAGGATGGTGGCCTGGGGCTGAGTGTGTACGTTGGTCAGCACAAAGGTTCTGCATCGACGGCCGATCTTGGTCCGGAAGCGTTACGTTCGGTGGTGGAAAAAGCGGTCGAAATTGCCAAATTTACATCTGATGATCCCTGTAATGGTGTGGCTGATGCTGAATTAATGCCTGAGGTGGTGCCCGATTTAGATCTCTTCCATCCCTGGTCACTGACGCCTGAGGAAGGTGTGAAACGCTGTCTTGAAGCAGAGCAGGCGGCGTTGAATTACGACGAGCGCATTGTTAACTCCGATGGGGCGAGCGTCGCCAGCCATCAGGGCTTGCGCGTTTACGGCAACAGCCATGGTTTTCTGGCCGGGTTTCCGCGTACCCGACACACCTTAAGTACTATGGTGATTGGCGAAGAAAATGGGGTGATGCAACGAGATAATGCTTACTCTATCACACGCGTGCATTCGCAGTTGAGAGATGCCAAAGCGGTGGGCATAGAGGCAGCAGAATCGACGCTGGCTAAATTAAACAGTCGTAAGCTGGAAACCATGCGGGTACCGGTCGTATTCCGTGCTGACATTGCCAATAGCCTGTTTGGGCACCTGGTATCCGCCATTGGTGGCGGTGCTTTGTATCGCAAGTCGAGTTTCTTGCTGGATAGCTTAGGCACTGATGTTTTTTCGTCTTGCGTATCAATCAAAGAACAGCCACATTTGTTGCAGGCACTGGCATCGAGCCCGTTTGACGCTGAAGGCGTGCAGACCACTGAGCGCGATATCATCAAAGGAGGCGTACTTGAGACCTATCTGTTGCCAAGCTACGCAGCCAGACGCCTGGGGATGCGCAGTACGGGCCATGCCGGTGGGATCCACAACTGGCTGGTACAGGCTACCGAGCCGGACCTGGCCGCGTTGCTGCGGACCATGGGGCGTGGTTTATTAGTGACTGAGCTCATGGGGCAGGGGGTTAATACGGTAACCGGTGACTACTCACGCGGCGCCGCTGGTTTCTGGGTAGAAAATGGAGAGATCCAATATCCGGTCAGTGAGATTACCATTGCAGGTAATCTTAAGGATATGTTTAAGTCAATTCAGGCGATTGGGGGAGACATTGAAACCCGCGGTGCTGTTCAAACTGGCTCGGTACTGATAGAGAATATGCAAATTGCAGGTCAGTAACACATAGTTGTATGCATTTGGCTGCTTAGACAAGCAGCCACGTTGCCGTGCCGAGGAAGGCAAAAATGCCTACGATGTCGGTGACTGTGGTTAGTACAACACTGCCCGCCAGTGCTGGGTCGATATTCATTCTCTTGAGTATGAGAGGGATACTGGCGCCAGCAATACCCGCAGCAACCAGGTTCATAAACATCGCAAAGGCAATCACGCCCCCGAGCACAAAGTCCCATTGCCACAGGGCAATTACACCCGCAATTAATAACGACCAGAGCAACCCATTCAAGGCGCCAATGGCCAGTTCTTTACCCAGTAAGAAGCGTTGGTTAGTTGCGTTCACGTGTCCCAGAGCAATACCACGGATCACCAAAGTCAGGGTTTGACTGCCGGCCACCCCACCCATGCTGGGAACTATGCCATTTAGTACAGCAAGGATAGGTAAAATATCTAAGGTGCCTTCGAAAAAGCTGGCAACGAAAGCGGCCATCAGCGCTGTAAGCAGGTTGATCCCCAACCAGATTGAACGGCGACGACTACTTTTCCAGACCGGCGCAAAAGTATCTTCTTCATCATCGAGACCGGCCATGCTCATGAGACTGTGTTCGGCATCCTCACGAATAACGTCAACGATGTCATCGATGGTGATACGCCCCAGCAAATGTGCGTTGTCATCTACGACCGGTGCCGAGATCCAATTATGACGCTCAAACAACTGAGCGACATCGCTTTCGTCCATTGAGATGGGAATGGTTTCACGTTCTTCATTCATCAACTCGTTAACCAGTTTGTCTGGCTGACTGGTTAAGAGCACACTGATCGGCAGGGAGCCTAAAAAGCAATTGTCTTTGTCCACCACGTACAGGTCATCGGTCCCGTCCGGCAGCTCCCCTTTGAGGCGCAGATAACGTAATACGACATCCAGTGACACATCCGGGCGGATCGTCACTGTATCTGTGTTCATCAATGCGCCCGCGGAATGCTCGACATAGGAAAGCGCCTGGGTTGCACGGGCTCTGTCTTGCGAGTCCATGGCACCGATAACGTCCTGATAGACGGGGTCTGGCAAGCTTCTCAGGACTTCACCGAGATCATCATCATCCATGTCTTCCGTTGCTGCAGCGATCAGCTCAGGCTCCATTTTGGCGATGATGCTGAGTCTCACATCTTCAGATAGTTCTTCGAGTACGTCACCCTGTATATCCGGGTCGACTAATTGCCACAGCAGGGTTCTGATTTTATGTGGGGAAGACTCCAGCAATAAAGCGGTGTCGCAGGGCGGAATTTCGGCTAAGGTGCGCCTGACTTGAACAAACTGACCACTGTTAAGGGCATTCGTAACTTGCTGCAATAGCTCCAGTGTGTAGTCTTGTTCAAAAGCTTCAGGCATAGGCATCCCAGGTTGGATAGTCGACAAGCAGGCTTGTCATGAGTATATGGCGCATTGATTATAGGCTTATGATAATTATAGCTGTTTTAATATCAATTGGTATATCTAAAAAAAGCGCAGACAGCCGTCATGAAGCGGCGGTGTTGTGTCTCGAAAATAGGGGAAAAGTGAAGGGGTTTTACTCTGACTCGTTAAACTTATCTGCAATAAGGTTGCCAATGGCATGCAACGCGCGCTCTGCATCTGGCCCTTCGCAGACGACTTTGACCTCTTTACCCTGGCTGCTTTCTAGCAGTAATAAAGCCAGTACACTGTCACCCTCTGCCTCTTTATTGCCCTGAAACAGGGTAATGTTGGCATCGAACTGTGCGGAGAGTTCTGCCAGCACACTGGCTGCACGAGCATGGAGACCCAGTTTATTCTGGATCAGAAAGGTATCTTCAAAGCGTTGTGTCATTTTTCTTGTTCGCGGTGATGGATCTTCACATTGCTGTGGGTACGGGCAAAACGCTCACCTAACGTTTGAGCAAGATACACGGAGCGGTGTTGTCCACCAGTACAGCCAATCGAAATGGTCAGGTAGCTGCGGTTATTGCGCTCCAGGTGTGGCAACCAGGTTTGCACAAAGGTCTGGATCTGCCAGGTAAACTTTTGCACTAAGCTGTGACTAGACAGGTAATCAATAACAGGTTTATCTAAACCGGTTAACGGCTTAAGCTCTGGTTCCCAGTGTGGGTTTGGCAAAAAGCGCGCATCAAACACGTAATCCGCTTCTTTTGGAATACCATGTTTAAAACCAAAGGACTCAAAGGTGATGATTAATTGTTTGTCTTTTTTACCGAGGATCTTTTCCCGGATCCGCTCTGCCAGCTGGTGGATACTC
Proteins encoded in this region:
- the rapZ gene encoding RNase adapter RapZ, whose protein sequence is MQLIIVSGRSGSGKSVALRVLEDLGYYCADNIPVNLLPALVRSVSDSYDKIAVSVDVRNLPKDQQELDDILEYLPGFAEPNIFYLDSEDQILIRRFSETRRLHPLSLADLSLDKAIKKEKELLDPLIRRANITIDTTDMSIHQLAERIREKILGKKDKQLIITFESFGFKHGIPKEADYVFDARFLPNPHWEPELKPLTGLDKPVIDYLSSHSLVQKFTWQIQTFVQTWLPHLERNNRSYLTISIGCTGGQHRSVYLAQTLGERFARTHSNVKIHHREQEK
- the mgtE gene encoding magnesium transporter; translated protein: MPEAFEQDYTLELLQQVTNALNSGQFVQVRRTLAEIPPCDTALLLESSPHKIRTLLWQLVDPDIQGDVLEELSEDVRLSIIAKMEPELIAAATEDMDDDDLGEVLRSLPDPVYQDVIGAMDSQDRARATQALSYVEHSAGALMNTDTVTIRPDVSLDVVLRYLRLKGELPDGTDDLYVVDKDNCFLGSLPISVLLTSQPDKLVNELMNEERETIPISMDESDVAQLFERHNWISAPVVDDNAHLLGRITIDDIVDVIREDAEHSLMSMAGLDDEEDTFAPVWKSSRRRSIWLGINLLTALMAAFVASFFEGTLDILPILAVLNGIVPSMGGVAGSQTLTLVIRGIALGHVNATNQRFLLGKELAIGALNGLLWSLLIAGVIALWQWDFVLGGVIAFAMFMNLVAAGIAGASIPLILKRMNIDPALAGSVVLTTVTDIVGIFAFLGTATWLLV
- the yjgA gene encoding ribosome biogenesis factor YjgA; its protein translation is MAKKPTQEPEEEIIYVSKSELKRDAQQYHQLGVDIAQLGKKQREKLPLSPELVAAMELADKLRGKHDAYRRHLNFIAKQLRTTSNVEDLQQGLDLLLNRNNQADVLLNQVEQLRDELIAKGDEKINTLLEAHPTLERQKLRQLVRQAKKEHQAEKPGKGSKELFQLLKELILP
- a CDS encoding HPr family phosphocarrier protein; this encodes MTQRFEDTFLIQNKLGLHARAASVLAELSAQFDANITLFQGNKEAEGDSVLALLLLESSQGKEVKVVCEGPDAERALHAIGNLIADKFNESE
- the pmbA gene encoding metalloprotease PmbA; amino-acid sequence: MSQQHDPIWTQIDEVKQAVSDVLDYAKQLGATSAEASMSRTSGLSVSTRMGEVETIEFNQDGGLGLSVYVGQHKGSASTADLGPEALRSVVEKAVEIAKFTSDDPCNGVADAELMPEVVPDLDLFHPWSLTPEEGVKRCLEAEQAALNYDERIVNSDGASVASHQGLRVYGNSHGFLAGFPRTRHTLSTMVIGEENGVMQRDNAYSITRVHSQLRDAKAVGIEAAESTLAKLNSRKLETMRVPVVFRADIANSLFGHLVSAIGGGALYRKSSFLLDSLGTDVFSSCVSIKEQPHLLQALASSPFDAEGVQTTERDIIKGGVLETYLLPSYAARRLGMRSTGHAGGIHNWLVQATEPDLAALLRTMGRGLLVTELMGQGVNTVTGDYSRGAAGFWVENGEIQYPVSEITIAGNLKDMFKSIQAIGGDIETRGAVQTGSVLIENMQIAGQ
- the tldD gene encoding metalloprotease TldD; its protein translation is MSNFGSEHVEQHLLTDSDLTREQLQQTLAYIHQHKVDYADLYFQSSYHETWVLEDGSVKEGSYNIERGVGVRAVSGEKTGFSYSDAINMEALNQAAMAARSIAQQGENKQVQVFSDVKAATQFEASQPLLSMSDTDKVSLLREVEAAIRELAPEAEQVVSSMSAVYEEVLIAASDGTFATDIRPLVRLNCSVLLAKNGRRERGSAGGGARLDYNYFRELVDGKPRWQHYVTKAVHQARVNLEAVDAPAGAMPVVLGAGWPGVLLHEAVGHGLEGDFNRKGASAFSGRVGEQVASSLCTVVDDGTMDNRRGSLNIDDEGTPAGYNVLIEKGVLKGYMQDKLNARLMGVAPTGNARRESYAHLPMPRMTNTYMLPGEHSQSEIIASVKKGIFAPNFGGGQVDITSGKFVFSASEAYLIEDGKVTQPIKGATLIGNGPDVMQKVSMVGNDLELDTGVGVCGKNGQSVPVGVGQPSLKIDELTVGGTA